Proteins from a single region of Candidatus Scalindua japonica:
- a CDS encoding formylglycine-generating enzyme family protein, producing the protein MQTIRIGYIRQVIVSSIFFMSLMMVAQGTSIPMVFAKDKELSPEIQLDLLIRSATKDMEAERWESAVQNFEKSMKLGIDLPGEFHFLYGKALLKTGSYTFALSSLTNYLTLEGQEGKHYEETITLIVDAKNKQDEEKRRTTESHHHQTKAAKETEDGMVFVKGGCFDMGDIFDTGENDEKPVHTVCVGDFYLGKTEVTQKLWVEIIGHNPSKFQCGDCPVERVSWNNVQEFIKKLNEKTGMNYRLPTEAEWEYAARSGGWKEQWAGTNDKEKIGEYTWYGFTADGRTHGVAEKTPNELGLYDMMGNVWEWCSDWYDNKYYEHSSSKDAQGPSEGKNRVLRGGGWRSKDKGLRTTDRNDFIPTSKKFSDIGFRLARTP; encoded by the coding sequence ATGCAGACAATTCGAATTGGATATATCAGGCAAGTCATAGTTAGCTCTATTTTTTTTATGTCATTAATGATGGTGGCGCAAGGTACAAGTATACCAATGGTGTTTGCAAAGGACAAGGAGTTATCACCGGAAATACAATTGGATTTATTGATTAGATCTGCAACAAAGGATATGGAAGCTGAAAGATGGGAAAGTGCGGTACAAAATTTTGAGAAATCAATGAAACTGGGTATTGATCTTCCGGGAGAATTTCATTTTCTCTATGGAAAAGCTCTTTTAAAAACGGGAAGCTATACCTTTGCGTTGTCAAGCCTTACTAATTATCTGACATTAGAAGGTCAGGAAGGGAAACATTATGAAGAAACAATTACTTTAATTGTAGATGCCAAAAACAAACAAGATGAAGAAAAACGCCGGACTACAGAATCGCATCATCATCAGACAAAAGCCGCTAAAGAAACTGAAGATGGAATGGTGTTTGTTAAAGGGGGATGTTTTGATATGGGAGATATCTTTGACACAGGAGAAAATGATGAAAAACCTGTGCATACAGTATGTGTGGGTGATTTTTATCTGGGGAAAACAGAAGTGACCCAAAAACTGTGGGTAGAAATAATTGGCCACAATCCATCTAAATTCCAATGTGGAGATTGTCCGGTAGAGAGAGTAAGTTGGAATAATGTACAGGAATTTATCAAAAAGTTGAATGAGAAGACAGGGATGAATTACCGTCTTCCAACCGAAGCTGAATGGGAATACGCGGCAAGGAGTGGTGGCTGGAAGGAGCAGTGGGCGGGGACAAATGACAAAGAGAAAATTGGAGAGTATACCTGGTACGGTTTTACTGCCGATGGACGAACTCATGGCGTTGCAGAAAAAACGCCAAATGAACTAGGCCTCTATGATATGATGGGAAACGTATGGGAATGGTGCTCAGACTGGTATGACAATAAATATTACGAGCACAGTTCAAGCAAAGATGCTCAAGGCCCCTCAGAAGGCAAAAACCGGGTTTTACGTGGTGGGGGTTGGCGCAGCAAAGATAAGGGT
- a CDS encoding aquaporin, producing the protein MNKYNKYIAEFLGTLLVVFISAGAICAEHSVNLTGGQSIVPVWVITLFGIVIAAIVYATSYIAGSQINPAVTISHWATGRMYAGTALYYILSQLAGAVLAAYFLRILFPTAILKVHLGTCLLGNGVELWKAALIECVVTFLFVFTIFSTTVDKRLSKILSGVAIGLVYMFGVSISSTFSGGALNPARVFGPAVVSGHFDNHYIWWLGPVSGALAAGFLYGKVFKKKSD; encoded by the coding sequence ATGAACAAGTATAATAAATATATAGCTGAATTTTTAGGTACACTTCTCGTCGTTTTTATAAGCGCTGGTGCAATTTGTGCGGAACACTCCGTAAATTTGACAGGCGGGCAGAGTATAGTTCCTGTGTGGGTAATAACCCTGTTTGGCATAGTGATAGCTGCTATTGTTTATGCGACAAGCTATATCGCGGGTTCTCAAATTAATCCTGCGGTGACGATTTCTCATTGGGCTACCGGGAGGATGTACGCGGGTACTGCGCTTTACTATATCTTATCTCAACTGGCAGGTGCTGTATTAGCGGCGTACTTCTTGAGAATACTATTTCCCACTGCAATTCTTAAAGTTCATTTAGGCACATGTCTTTTAGGTAATGGAGTCGAGTTATGGAAAGCAGCATTAATAGAATGTGTCGTTACTTTCCTGTTTGTATTTACCATTTTTTCAACTACTGTTGACAAAAGGCTATCAAAAATCCTGTCCGGAGTTGCAATTGGTTTAGTCTATATGTTCGGCGTATCGATCAGTTCAACATTCAGTGGGGGAGCACTGAACCCGGCGCGTGTTTTTGGGCCTGCGGTAGTATCCGGTCATTTCGACAACCACTATATCTGGTGGCTGGGGCCAGTATCCGGTGCGCTTGCAGCTGGATTTCTCTACGGCAAAGTTTTCAAAAAGAAGAGTGATTAA
- a CDS encoding bifunctional 3,4-dihydroxy-2-butanone-4-phosphate synthase/GTP cyclohydrolase II: MFNTITEVIEDLKQGKMVIVVDDESRENEGDLTIIAEKITPDIINFMLSHARGIICLTITEEHSKQIGLTHMVTENTSSFQTPFTVTIDAKEGITTGVSTKDRATTILKAISDECLPGDLDRPGHVFPLMAKNGGVLVRAGHTEGAVDLARLSGLHPSAVICELMNEDGTMSKLPELIKFAEKHEMKMCTIADIIKYRHEQERLIEKRVSVNLPTKYGKFVLHLYRSFTDEYLHLALCLGNIGSMDNSPSSIQTDPVLIRVHDECLTGDIFGSVRCDCGEQLHSALKMIQKEGKGVLLYMRQEGRGIGLENKLHAYALQESGLDTVEANKELGFSADKRDYGIGAQILRDLGITKMKLLSNNPKKFAALAGYGLEIIDRVPIVVAPQEENEQYLRTKKEKLGHIL, translated from the coding sequence ATGTTTAATACAATTACAGAGGTTATTGAAGATCTGAAACAGGGTAAGATGGTTATCGTTGTTGATGATGAGAGTCGTGAAAATGAGGGAGATCTGACGATCATTGCGGAGAAAATTACACCTGATATCATTAACTTCATGTTATCGCACGCGAGGGGTATAATCTGTCTGACGATAACAGAAGAACATTCAAAGCAGATAGGATTAACACATATGGTAACAGAAAATACATCAAGTTTTCAGACTCCGTTTACGGTAACGATAGACGCGAAAGAGGGTATAACAACAGGTGTATCTACAAAGGACAGAGCAACGACGATATTAAAAGCCATAAGTGATGAGTGTCTTCCCGGTGATCTTGACAGGCCTGGACACGTTTTCCCACTCATGGCAAAAAATGGAGGGGTTCTGGTGCGCGCAGGTCATACTGAAGGTGCTGTTGATTTAGCCCGCCTGTCAGGCCTACATCCTTCAGCGGTAATATGCGAACTCATGAATGAAGATGGGACAATGTCAAAACTTCCGGAACTTATAAAGTTCGCGGAAAAACACGAGATGAAAATGTGCACCATTGCGGATATCATCAAATATCGCCATGAACAGGAGCGTTTGATAGAAAAACGTGTTTCCGTTAATTTGCCTACAAAATATGGAAAATTTGTTTTACATCTTTATCGTTCGTTTACTGATGAATACCTGCATCTGGCTTTGTGTCTCGGGAATATTGGCAGTATGGATAATTCACCTTCTTCGATACAGACAGATCCGGTCTTAATACGTGTGCACGACGAGTGTTTAACCGGTGATATTTTTGGTTCTGTTAGATGTGATTGCGGAGAACAACTTCACAGCGCATTAAAGATGATTCAAAAAGAGGGTAAGGGTGTTTTGCTCTACATGCGACAGGAAGGCAGAGGAATTGGGCTTGAAAACAAGCTGCACGCTTATGCACTACAGGAGAGTGGGCTGGATACTGTAGAGGCAAATAAAGAGCTCGGTTTTAGCGCGGACAAACGTGATTACGGAATAGGCGCTCAGATACTCAGGGACCTGGGAATAACGAAGATGAAACTTCTATCAAATAATCCTAAAAAATTTGCGGCCCTGGCAGGTTATGGATTGGAAATTATAGACCGCGTCCCTATCGTTGTAGCGCCACAAGAAGAGAACGAACAGTATTTGCGTACCAAGAAAGAGAAACTAGGACATATTCTATAA
- a CDS encoding CDP-alcohol phosphatidyltransferase family protein, which yields MKRRISMHAANKFLTLPNLISFARICFIPPFVICLIQVQHHNFYRYIALGVLLIIGLSDVLDGYLARKRGEITTFGKYLDPVADKLLLLIACFLLSSDKLWSGPRFPVWVLAVIVSREMLFSFGMLAVFITIKRKIKWQPNKLGKLTTFMQIMAVIAVLLGNHFSLNTFAILWCVVAFVTLLSAINYTYLGVRQL from the coding sequence ATGAAAAGGAGAATCTCTATGCATGCGGCAAACAAATTTCTGACATTGCCAAATTTGATCAGCTTTGCAAGAATATGTTTTATCCCTCCTTTTGTAATCTGCTTAATTCAGGTCCAGCATCATAACTTCTACAGATACATTGCATTAGGCGTGTTACTCATAATTGGTTTAAGTGATGTTTTAGATGGATATCTTGCTCGGAAAAGAGGAGAAATAACAACCTTTGGTAAGTATCTTGATCCTGTTGCTGACAAGCTGCTTCTATTAATTGCCTGTTTTTTGCTCTCTTCAGATAAATTGTGGTCCGGACCCAGATTTCCTGTCTGGGTACTGGCGGTAATTGTAAGTAGGGAAATGCTGTTTTCATTCGGAATGTTAGCTGTCTTTATTACGATAAAACGCAAAATAAAATGGCAACCTAATAAATTGGGAAAGTTAACGACATTTATGCAGATCATGGCAGTTATCGCTGTACTGCTTGGAAACCACTTTTCCTTGAACACTTTTGCGATTTTATGGTGTGTAGTCGCCTTTGTTACTTTACTCTCAGCGATAAACTATACCTATTTGGGTGTCAGACAATTATAA
- the carA gene encoding glutamine-hydrolyzing carbamoyl-phosphate synthase small subunit, translating into MKTKKAILALSDGKVFEGVSFGAEGETSGEIVFNTSIAGYQEILTDPSYKGQIVNMTYPLIGNYGICEEDHESTQSHVEGFIIKELSPFPSNWRSSMGLDEFLENKGIIGIQGIDTRALTRHIRDCGEQVGIISTEDSDHQSLVSKASGLSGLVGKDLVKEVSCDKTYNWEDAETVINTASGSNHEQPEQYKQYNVVVYDCGVKYNILRKLRNYNCNVTVVPANTSAKDVLAMKADGVVISNGPGDPAAVPYMVENVTGIIGNKPVMGICLGNQIIAQALGYKTFKLKFGHHGANQPVMDLRTEKVAITSQNHCFAIDGESLNNGQSGRFGKVEISHINLNDKSIEGLRCLEVPVFSVQYHPEASPGPHDSSYIFNEFIEMMEN; encoded by the coding sequence ATGAAGACTAAAAAAGCCATCCTCGCTCTCTCTGACGGAAAGGTATTTGAAGGTGTTTCCTTTGGTGCTGAAGGGGAAACATCAGGTGAGATCGTATTTAATACCAGTATCGCCGGATATCAGGAAATACTTACAGACCCTTCTTATAAGGGCCAGATCGTAAATATGACCTACCCGTTGATAGGCAACTATGGTATCTGCGAAGAAGATCATGAGTCAACACAATCACACGTGGAAGGGTTTATTATTAAAGAACTTAGCCCATTCCCCAGTAATTGGCGATCAAGTATGGGCCTGGATGAATTTTTAGAAAATAAAGGAATTATAGGTATTCAGGGAATAGACACAAGGGCCCTTACAAGACATATAAGGGATTGTGGCGAGCAGGTAGGCATAATATCTACTGAAGACTCAGACCATCAAAGTCTTGTTTCAAAGGCCAGTGGATTGTCCGGACTTGTGGGAAAAGATCTGGTCAAAGAGGTTTCGTGTGATAAAACCTACAACTGGGAAGACGCCGAAACAGTCATTAATACTGCAAGTGGAAGTAACCATGAACAACCTGAACAATACAAACAGTATAATGTAGTAGTCTACGATTGTGGAGTTAAATATAACATTCTGAGGAAGTTGAGGAATTATAATTGTAACGTAACCGTAGTACCTGCTAATACCAGTGCAAAGGATGTGCTAGCAATGAAAGCTGACGGTGTTGTCATCTCAAATGGTCCCGGTGATCCGGCTGCAGTACCTTATATGGTTGAAAATGTAACAGGTATAATAGGCAATAAACCTGTTATGGGCATATGCCTGGGTAATCAAATTATCGCCCAGGCATTAGGATACAAAACATTTAAGTTAAAATTCGGACACCATGGCGCCAACCAGCCTGTCATGGATTTAAGGACAGAAAAAGTGGCAATTACGTCGCAGAATCACTGTTTTGCAATTGATGGAGAATCGCTAAACAATGGACAGAGCGGCAGATTTGGTAAAGTAGAGATATCTCACATTAATCTTAATGATAAATCCATAGAAGGATTAAGATGTCTGGAAGTACCGGTATTTTCCGTCCAGTATCATCCTGAAGCATCACCAGGTCCACACGATTCAAGTTATATTTTTAATGAATTCATTGAAATGATGGAAAATTAA
- the carB gene encoding carbamoyl-phosphate synthase large subunit, with translation MPKRTDINKILIIGSGPIVIGQACEFDYSGTQACRALREEGYKIVLVNSNPATIMTDPEVADSTYIEPMTTEILTKIIEKERPDALLPTLGGQTGLNLSVSLAEEGVLDKYNVELIGAKLEAINKAENREKFKEAMSNIGVKVPASGNAKSLEDAKEITEEVKFPVIIRPSFTMGGIGGNVAYNIEELEEYVNFALEASPVHEVLIERSILGWKEYELEVMRDRKDNVVIICSIENLDPMGVHTGDSITVAPAQTLTDKEYQIMRDAAIKIIREIGVETGGSNVQFAINPSDGELIAIEMNPRVSRSSALASKATGFPIAKIAAKLAVGYTLDEIPNDITRYTPASFEPSIDYCVVKIPKFNFEKFPDADQVLTTHMKSVGEVMAIGRTFKESLSKAIRSLEINRYGLSEHHSKTALNDSEKKEFIKKHLLNPSWDRIWSVVDGLRMGMNIDEIYEITRIDKWFLYNIEQILELEEEIKNQHKPGDIPTTSENDTTAIDSGYLIDPVLLKKAKQYGISDIRLASLLNTSELNIRDYRWKNDIRPVFKVVDTCAAEFQAYTPYLYSSYETECEANPTQKKKIIILGSGPNRIGQGIEFDYCCVHGVLALKEMGFETIMVNCNPETVSTDYDISDRLYFEPLTFEDVIEIVEKEQPEGVIVQFGGQTPLKLAVPLFNAGVKILGTSPDSIDMAEDRERFAELLSRLNLLQPDNGNARSFAEAKKIAVSIGYPVLIRPSYVLGGRAMRVVFDEDELEEYMIHAVDVSPEHPVLIDKFLEGAIEIDVDAVCDCEDVFIGGVMEHIEEAGVHSGDSACSLPPYSIKEDIIDKIKAQTKALALEMNVLGIINIQFAVKDEVVYILEVNPRGSRTIPFVSKAIGIPLAKIASQVIAGRKLKELNLSNNKSNHVAVKEAVFPFVRFHGTDTILGPEMKSTGEVMGIDTDFGKAFAKAQMAIEGGIPLSGTVFISVRDKDKAPIVDIAYKLHKSGFKISATGGTAKVIAERGTPVTTVLKEYEGRPNVIDHLKNGDIQMVINTAEGKISQENSYNIRRNAIISGIPYFTTVPGAIAVESAIRSVSSGELDVKPIQEYYK, from the coding sequence ATGCCGAAAAGAACTGATATAAACAAAATACTCATCATTGGGTCAGGTCCAATCGTAATAGGACAGGCGTGTGAATTCGATTACTCCGGTACACAGGCATGCCGGGCACTGAGAGAGGAGGGTTACAAAATAGTCCTCGTAAACAGTAATCCGGCCACGATCATGACCGATCCGGAAGTTGCGGACAGTACGTACATCGAACCGATGACGACTGAAATATTAACAAAAATTATTGAGAAAGAGAGGCCAGACGCCCTGCTTCCAACACTGGGAGGACAAACGGGACTGAATCTTTCCGTTAGTCTGGCCGAAGAGGGCGTTCTAGATAAATATAATGTAGAGCTGATAGGTGCTAAACTGGAGGCTATAAACAAAGCGGAAAATAGAGAGAAGTTTAAAGAAGCTATGAGCAATATAGGCGTCAAGGTTCCGGCAAGCGGCAACGCAAAATCACTTGAAGACGCAAAGGAGATAACAGAAGAAGTAAAGTTTCCCGTTATTATTCGTCCATCTTTTACCATGGGAGGAATAGGAGGCAATGTGGCTTACAACATTGAGGAGTTGGAAGAGTACGTTAACTTCGCACTGGAAGCAAGTCCCGTCCATGAAGTACTCATTGAAAGATCTATCTTGGGATGGAAAGAGTACGAATTGGAGGTGATGAGAGACCGCAAAGACAATGTTGTAATAATCTGTTCGATAGAAAACCTCGATCCCATGGGCGTCCATACCGGCGACAGCATAACTGTGGCTCCCGCACAAACCCTAACTGACAAAGAGTATCAGATAATGAGAGATGCTGCAATCAAGATCATACGTGAAATCGGTGTTGAAACGGGGGGGTCTAATGTTCAGTTTGCGATAAATCCGTCTGACGGTGAATTAATTGCAATCGAGATGAACCCTAGGGTGTCCAGGAGTTCTGCCCTGGCGTCCAAGGCGACGGGTTTTCCGATTGCAAAGATAGCCGCAAAACTGGCGGTAGGTTATACGCTTGATGAGATACCAAATGATATTACTCGTTACACACCGGCCTCTTTTGAACCTTCTATTGACTATTGCGTAGTTAAAATTCCAAAATTTAACTTTGAGAAATTCCCTGACGCGGACCAGGTCCTTACTACGCATATGAAATCAGTTGGCGAGGTAATGGCGATTGGACGTACGTTCAAAGAGTCCCTGAGCAAGGCGATAAGGTCCCTTGAAATCAACCGCTACGGATTATCCGAACACCACAGTAAAACAGCCTTAAACGATTCAGAGAAAAAAGAATTCATTAAAAAGCATCTGTTAAACCCTTCGTGGGACAGGATATGGTCTGTTGTTGACGGCTTGCGTATGGGGATGAACATTGATGAGATTTATGAAATTACCAGAATTGACAAATGGTTTCTGTATAACATAGAACAGATACTTGAACTGGAAGAAGAGATCAAAAACCAGCATAAACCTGGAGATATACCAACCACTTCAGAGAATGATACAACGGCAATTGATTCGGGCTACTTAATAGATCCTGTTCTTTTAAAGAAAGCAAAGCAATATGGCATCTCTGATATTCGGCTGGCAAGCTTGTTAAATACAAGCGAACTTAATATTCGAGACTATCGCTGGAAGAACGATATTCGTCCTGTATTTAAGGTTGTGGATACCTGTGCCGCGGAGTTCCAGGCTTACACCCCTTATTTATACTCATCATACGAGACCGAATGCGAAGCCAATCCTACACAAAAAAAGAAAATAATTATTCTGGGTAGCGGTCCTAACCGTATAGGACAGGGTATTGAATTTGACTACTGTTGTGTGCACGGAGTACTGGCCTTAAAAGAGATGGGATTTGAAACAATCATGGTAAATTGTAATCCGGAGACTGTAAGCACAGATTACGATATATCTGATAGATTATACTTCGAACCCCTTACTTTTGAGGACGTTATTGAAATAGTTGAGAAGGAGCAACCGGAAGGGGTTATTGTGCAGTTTGGAGGACAAACCCCATTGAAACTGGCGGTACCACTGTTCAATGCGGGTGTTAAGATCCTTGGTACATCACCGGACAGTATTGATATGGCTGAAGACCGTGAAAGGTTTGCAGAACTCCTCTCCAGACTCAATCTTCTACAGCCGGACAACGGAAACGCAAGGTCATTCGCAGAAGCCAAAAAGATTGCAGTTTCAATAGGTTATCCGGTATTGATAAGACCCTCATATGTTTTGGGCGGCAGGGCGATGAGAGTTGTTTTTGATGAAGATGAACTTGAAGAGTATATGATACATGCGGTTGACGTTTCACCTGAACATCCGGTATTAATAGATAAATTCCTTGAAGGTGCAATTGAGATAGACGTTGATGCCGTGTGTGACTGTGAGGATGTCTTTATTGGCGGTGTTATGGAACACATAGAAGAGGCTGGTGTACATTCAGGAGATAGTGCGTGTTCATTGCCTCCTTATTCCATAAAAGAGGATATTATAGATAAGATAAAAGCTCAGACGAAAGCTCTGGCCCTGGAGATGAATGTCCTTGGTATTATTAATATTCAATTTGCCGTAAAAGATGAAGTTGTCTATATACTGGAAGTAAATCCACGTGGATCCAGGACAATACCTTTTGTCAGTAAGGCGATTGGTATTCCACTGGCAAAAATAGCATCTCAGGTTATTGCCGGACGCAAACTAAAGGAGTTGAATCTAAGTAATAATAAAAGCAATCATGTTGCCGTAAAGGAAGCTGTTTTTCCATTTGTCAGGTTTCATGGCACAGATACCATCCTCGGACCGGAAATGAAATCAACCGGTGAAGTTATGGGAATTGATACTGATTTCGGGAAGGCGTTTGCCAAGGCGCAGATGGCCATAGAGGGAGGAATTCCACTGTCAGGTACTGTTTTCATAAGTGTCAGGGATAAAGACAAAGCACCTATAGTTGATATCGCCTATAAACTTCACAAATCAGGTTTTAAGATTTCAGCTACGGGAGGGACCGCGAAGGTTATAGCAGAGAGAGGCACTCCCGTAACCACTGTCCTTAAAGAATATGAGGGGCGTCCTAATGTAATAGATCATCTGAAAAATGGTGATATCCAAATGGTAATAAATACAGCTGAAGGAAAAATTTCACAAGAAAATTCTTATAACATCCGACGTAACGCAATTATATCAGGCATCCCTTACTTCACAACCGTTCCGGGAGCTATAGCCGTGGAGAGCGCAATCAGGTCAGTATCAAGCGGAGAACTCGATGTTAAGCCGATTCAGGAATACTACAAATAA
- the larE gene encoding ATP-dependent sacrificial sulfur transferase LarE produces the protein MKHDNQVIEKISTILAKNSEESGSVLTGKLEKLSKQLSRLLPDGIIVAFSGGIDSAMLLWAAKRVKDENGGRLLAVTTDSPSLSRTELEAALKFAKDLNVDHRIKKSEELLDEKYIQNDYDRCYYCKTELFDITGSISKNDKYKWVLYGYNLSDGDDVRPGHKAALENNVISPLADAGFTKEDIRAVLRSNHLAIAEKAASPCLSSRIMTGISITERRLNDIEDMEAILRKTGIKIFRVRLCQENRGLFLRIESVPEEMQAVLEQHEVLVAEGKKRGYKWVTLDLEPYRIGGGVS, from the coding sequence ATGAAGCATGATAATCAGGTGATTGAAAAGATTAGTACTATACTGGCCAAAAACAGTGAAGAGTCAGGATCGGTATTGACCGGTAAATTGGAAAAGCTCTCGAAACAATTGAGTAGACTCCTTCCTGACGGAATAATAGTCGCCTTTTCCGGTGGCATTGACAGCGCTATGCTTTTATGGGCAGCAAAAAGAGTGAAGGATGAAAATGGTGGCAGGCTACTTGCTGTAACCACTGACAGCCCCAGTTTGTCACGGACAGAACTGGAAGCTGCTTTAAAATTTGCAAAGGATTTGAATGTAGACCACAGAATTAAAAAGAGCGAGGAACTTCTTGATGAAAAATACATTCAGAATGACTATGATCGGTGTTATTACTGCAAGACGGAGCTTTTTGATATTACTGGCTCTATCTCAAAAAACGACAAATATAAATGGGTATTGTACGGTTATAATTTATCTGACGGTGATGATGTTCGACCCGGCCATAAAGCGGCACTGGAAAATAACGTAATATCCCCACTTGCCGACGCCGGTTTTACAAAAGAAGATATCAGGGCCGTTCTTCGGTCTAACCATTTGGCCATTGCTGAGAAAGCGGCAAGCCCCTGTTTGAGTTCGCGGATTATGACAGGAATTTCTATCACGGAAAGGCGATTAAACGATATTGAAGACATGGAAGCTATTCTTAGAAAAACTGGCATAAAGATTTTTCGTGTCCGCCTTTGTCAGGAAAACAGAGGACTCTTTTTACGAATTGAATCAGTGCCTGAAGAGATGCAGGCAGTCTTGGAACAACATGAGGTCCTCGTCGCTGAAGGCAAAAAGCGCGGGTACAAATGGGTGACTCTTGATCTGGAACCTTACAGGATCGGTGGTGGTGTCTCTTGA
- a CDS encoding DinB family protein, with translation MGHRFLVDTYETERLKTLSTWSTFKDEDMSRRPHPQDKRGRNAHEHMVHQCMGENVWFCNMLGIDVGAPPLPEEETRLEFIKRYAEDSGKRLETLREKDDAWWDEEVKFFNVSRSRAWVLTRRIAHTAHHRGQMTMLLRMAERDIYSIYGPTADTGGLMQNKAETIYPYPDIETLIKGESAGGNNKAPLPGPGDKPCTERPEQV, from the coding sequence ATGGGACACAGGTTCTTAGTTGATACTTATGAAACGGAACGTTTAAAAACACTCAGCACATGGAGTACATTTAAGGATGAAGACATGTCAAGACGCCCCCATCCTCAGGACAAAAGAGGGAGGAACGCGCATGAACATATGGTGCATCAATGTATGGGAGAGAATGTGTGGTTCTGTAATATGCTTGGAATCGATGTAGGTGCGCCCCCATTACCAGAAGAGGAAACACGCCTGGAATTTATTAAACGATATGCAGAGGATTCAGGCAAACGACTGGAAACCCTACGTGAAAAAGATGATGCATGGTGGGATGAGGAGGTGAAATTCTTTAATGTTTCTCGCTCGCGAGCCTGGGTTCTTACCAGAAGGATTGCCCATACGGCACACCACCGCGGACAGATGACAATGCTGCTGCGTATGGCAGAAAGGGATATTTACAGCATATATGGACCAACTGCAGATACCGGTGGTCTGATGCAGAATAAAGCAGAGACAATTTATCCATATCCCGATATTGAAACCCTTATAAAAGGTGAGAGCGCCGGAGGTAATAATAAGGCTCCGCTACCCGGTCCCGGAGATAAGCCTTGTACAGAACGTCCGGAACAGGTATAA
- a CDS encoding TetR/AcrR family transcriptional regulator → MFHQVKDSPREKIIDTALRLFYEQGYLATGINQIITESQVAKATFYSHFSSKENLCVAYLQARHVIWMEWLKNSVESHASSEECLRGVFVFLREWMVKCNYRGCAFLNIASEVPPLNNKIRAEVVKHKDGLKTYLRQLISLVKDSHKRYRHINVEANADMVYVLVEGAIVASQNYGHVWPIEASEEAACKLLKI, encoded by the coding sequence ATGTTTCATCAAGTTAAAGACAGTCCTCGAGAAAAAATAATAGATACTGCTTTACGTTTATTTTATGAGCAGGGGTATCTGGCCACAGGTATCAATCAGATTATTACTGAATCGCAGGTTGCAAAGGCAACGTTTTATAGTCACTTTTCATCTAAGGAAAATCTCTGCGTCGCATATCTGCAGGCCCGCCATGTCATCTGGATGGAGTGGTTGAAAAATAGTGTCGAAAGTCATGCATCATCTGAAGAGTGCTTGCGCGGAGTATTTGTTTTTTTGAGGGAGTGGATGGTGAAATGTAATTATAGAGGATGCGCTTTTTTAAATATCGCGTCTGAAGTACCTCCACTTAACAATAAAATTCGGGCTGAGGTAGTCAAGCATAAGGATGGTCTGAAAACATATCTGAGGCAGTTAATTTCATTAGTAAAGGATTCTCATAAACGCTATAGGCACATTAATGTTGAGGCAAATGCCGATATGGTATATGTATTAGTCGAAGGTGCTATTGTTGCGAGTCAGAATTATGGACATGTATGGCCAATTGAAGCATCTGAGGAAGCAGCGTGCAAACTCTTGAAAATCTGA
- a CDS encoding GNAT family N-acetyltransferase, translated as MENKIKLTDGNIFIRPCQPEDAAVICEGVQETMGEMLKWAPWCHPEYSISDCKSWLDSRQEMWTEGVEYDFAIFSAKENTFFGGCAIDQINRKHNFANLGYWTRASQVGNGIATSAVKLISQFGFETLGFTRLEIVAAVRNKASQRIAEKVGAVREGIHRNRHVVRDKIYDSVMFSLIPKNCQAPI; from the coding sequence ATGGAAAATAAAATAAAGCTTACTGACGGAAATATTTTCATACGTCCTTGCCAACCGGAAGACGCTGCCGTAATTTGCGAGGGTGTGCAAGAGACGATGGGAGAGATGTTAAAATGGGCACCATGGTGTCACCCTGAGTACTCTATATCAGACTGTAAATCGTGGCTTGACTCCAGACAGGAGATGTGGACGGAAGGTGTTGAATATGATTTTGCTATTTTTAGTGCTAAAGAGAATACTTTTTTTGGTGGATGCGCCATTGATCAAATTAACCGGAAACACAACTTTGCAAATCTTGGTTATTGGACCAGAGCAAGTCAGGTGGGAAATGGAATAGCTACTTCTGCGGTCAAGCTTATCAGTCAGTTTGGATTTGAAACTCTGGGTTTCACGCGTCTTGAGATTGTCGCGGCAGTGCGGAACAAGGCAAGTCAACGCATTGCTGAAAAGGTTGGAGCTGTCAGGGAGGGTATCCATAGAAACCGTCATGTAGTACGTGACAAGATATATGACTCCGTTATGTTTTCGCTAATTCCAAAGAATTGTCAGGCACCGATTTAG